The Rhododendron vialii isolate Sample 1 chromosome 3a, ASM3025357v1 nucleotide sequence tctacaaaataagatccatattgcatattaaaaatattatgaattgaaaattatagacaatttttttagaggtcaaacgctctcaaaaaagGGGATAAACAAATCGGAACGGAGAGAGTAGGATATAAGTACTTGTTAAGATTAAGTTATTTGGATACATCTATATGTTCAAATATAGTTGTTCGTGTTCATACACATTTAAATTAAGTTAAGCATCTATCTAGATTCTAATTTGTGCTTGGTGTTCAAAGTTTAAACTGAACATTATTCTGTTTATTTTGTACCTTATATCGTGGGGGCTCCATATAAGCTCGTGTTGCGCTTGTAAGTAAACGCCATGCGGCCAAGCCAGACAGAATGACGCCGTGTAACTCCACCCTATCGTGCGCGTCTGCCGAATACGGCCGCAACCCAACACCTTCGCCTGCCCGCCGTTCCATAGGCAAAGTCGGGCATCTAGCCAGACATGGGTCTTTATTATAGGGCTCTTTGGCCTATCTTCACTGGGCTCTTAAAAACTCTTTAGATTCCCAATTTTTAATCCGATGAGACTGGAACGATTGGCGCCCGGTGCCCACCACAGTTCGTGGTATTCAGTTGCTATTGAAATATCTGAAATTAACATATACATCAGTAGATTATATATGTAAGAAACTATGGATGAAGAAAATTCGTGTTAATATATACCAACAAAAAGAGTTGAGCCGCGAGTCTAGGGGTGTCATGATAAGTcctcaatagtgtaaataaatggGGCTTGTCGCTATCTTTTTGTCACACAACAACACGCACAACttgtttgatttgattgatATTGTCCGGAAGTTGTGTTTTTGGCATATAAAGGTAGGTTAATAGTGAGAATAAGGCGCGTTTGGATGCCATGGATAGCTCCCAAGTGTATCCAAGTACCCAATGCCACGTGACACTCCGCCACCGAGTCCCACGAGTCATGAAATGAAGCATCGGAGAGTGCTCGGGATGTTGAATGACCAAGGGAAAGATTACGGCAAAAGGAAGAGCAAGAAATTGCCAAGGTGGTACCGGTATCACACTTTCctttggtaccggtaccaaatGATCAGAAGCAGAAGGCCCACAAACAGTTTTGCAACCGATACTGCATAGAGCTTGGTACTGGTAGGTAGTCATCAGAAGTGAAGAACCAAGGCAGTGCTACCGGTACCACACAAGACTTGGTAACGATAGCTCCTGAGAAATTCTGCCAATTAACCATAATGCTGTAACAAATTTGATGTTCCTGCTCCATCAACAACATCCTTTTGCCCACACTTTTTACACTTGGCCCTTTTTTTCCCATCATCGCCCGTAGGCAAGGTATCAAATTCATCCCATGCAATAGAAGTGGGCCTCTTAGTACTTTTTACGGTAGACGAAGAGCCTTGCTCGATATTTTCATCAAAGTTGTCTTCCATTGTAAGTGTCCTAATGTAGAAACACAAATTTAAACTCTAGAAGAAAGCTCAAATTAATTGCAGCAATACTTCATACtcaaaaatcaacaagaaaaatatgagtaagaaaaaaatttccacTTCAATCGATAACAATCAGACTCAGGGCATAGGAAATCATATCAGAACTTTCATAATTGAATCTTCATTTTCTGAGCCGGTTCGGGTTATGTGGTGGGCTTGAACCTTTGTTCGGATAGCTAGCTAGGGCTTTCATaggagatagatagagagagtagagagagagagagagtggagtcGTCGACTATTATTATGTGAAAAACCTCTAATAGaatggacaattttttttttatttttaaatttgatccATTACCAACCCATCTAAACCCACACGGATTTATTAAGTTGGTCCAATTAGAAGTCATATTTGAATATGTTTGGACCGATTATAAATAGATGAATTTGAACGAATCCATGAAACTCAGTCCAAATTGTCacctcaagttatatgaaataCAGTACTAGGGTGCACATTGGATGTTAAAACATCATATTGGACACGTTGTGGGACCaacatatttaatttttaatcaatAACCTAAGCTTGGGAGTTACTCACCACCTCACAAATATCATGCTGATAGGATTCTAGACGTGAATAAAAGTCCAACGACCAAATATCAAAGCTGATAGGATTCTGGACGACTGGACGTGAATAAAAGTCCAACGACCAAATATCAGATTCTCAATTATATAGATAAGTCTTGCTTTTTCCATATTATATGGTCCAACAAAACTTGAATCCCATTTCTTTACCCGAAATTCCTCCATAACTAAAGACTCCTTTTACCCTGTTTCCAGAAAACCCAAATCATCAAATCGAGATGGGAAGCAATTCAAGAGTACCAGAACAAGAACTAGAACTCCAACACACCATCCAAATCTGGGAAGCCAAACAAGACCTACTAAAATCCATGCACCAAAGAATCTCGGCCGCGCCGCAACTCCTCAGCAAGTCCTCCGGCCACTCCAACTGCTCCATCTTCAGAGTCCCCCAGACCCTCATCGACATCAACGGAAAAGCCTACAAACCCGACATAGTCTCCATCGGCCCGTTCCACCACGGCGAGCCCGGCCTCCAGATGATCCAAGAACACAAGTGGAGGTTCTTGGGTGACTTGCTGAATCGAACCCGGAGCAAGGGGTTGAGCTTGGAAGACTACTTGAGAGCAGTCGAACCGTTGGAAACCAAAGCCAGAGGGTGTTACTCCGAAGCCATCCGTTTCGGTACGGATGAGTTTCTGGAGATGTTGGTGCTCGACGGTTGCTTTATCGTCGAGCTGTTTCGGAAGATCGGGAAAGTGATCCCGATCGAGCACGACGACCCGTTGATTTCCATGTGGAATTATTCGTTTATCTTGAGGGATTTCATCCGGTTGGAAAATCAAATCCCATTTTTCATCCTCCAACGGTTATTCGATTTGTCGCTAATGCCGGGGGAAGAATCGGGTCCTTCGTTGGCCAAATTAGCCCTTATTTTCTTCAACAACGCCTTGCAAAGACCGGAGGAGGTAATCACCAAGCATGCCAGCACACCAGGGAGGCACTTGTTGGATTTCCTGAGGTCAAGTTTTATCCCGACGGATCACGAGGAGACGAAACACGGGAATTCGTCGCAAAACCACATGATCCAGTGCATTTCGAAGCTCTGTCGGGCCGGGATAGACCTCAAGCCCGGCGACGAGGACAGCTTCCTGGTCGTCAAGTTCCGGCGTGGCGTGATCGAGATGCCCACCATTTCCATCGACGACTTCATGAGCTGTTTCATGATCAACTGCATCGCGTTCGAGCAGTGCCAGATCAAGTGCACCAGGCACTTCACGACGTACGCCACGCTGCTCGACTGCCTGGTCAACACGGGGAAGGACGTCGAGTTCCTGTTGGACCGGAACATCGTCGAGAACTATTTCGGGACAGAAGCGGAGCTGGCCAAGTTCATCAACGATTTGGGGAAAGACGTGACGTTTGACATCGAAAGTAGCTACCTGGGTAATCTGTTTTACGAGGTGAACAAGTATTACAAGAGCGGGTGGCACGTTCAGTGGGCGAGCTTTCGGTACACTTATTTTCGTAGCCCGTGGTCGTTTATTTCGGCTTTGGCAGCATTTGTTTTGCTGGTTCTGTCCGTGGCCCAGACTTTCTATACAATGCTAGCTTATATCCAACCTCCTGACCCTAAGTAAGGAGTGATAAACTTGGGATGGTAGTTACTTTTTTGCGACTTATTATTTTGTTATTGATGTGTGATTTTTGGGTTTAGTTCAAATTGTATCTATAGTAGTGACTTTGCGAGGATAATGGAAATTGTTTCAGATTAGTATATCTCTTTTTCGTTTATGCCACGCTTTTGTATTTGTTGCATGTAATTTGGTACGAGTATGGGTGAGAATTTATGATAGGGTGACACTGCGACTCGATCCTAATGTGAGGGtacgatttttaacataaaacaTTAATAGGCCATCAGGCCCACCACAACCTGGACCTGACACGGATTGATTTAGTGAAAATCAATCCGTGTCGAGATTGATTTAGCGAAAatcttgaatttcattttcctatttttctgcATCATAAATGTGCTTCAAAAGCAAAACATTCGGTATCTTATAAACATGAATTTTTGACTTGATTTATGAAATGAGTTCTAAATAGTGAACGATCCTGATTATCAACTTGGAAATTATGATTCAAAAAGGACTTGTAGAGGACACATCCAGTCCCACAAAGGGGACGGGAGAGGATTCCATTCCTTATTTGATAACCTCCATATATGATCAGTGATCCAGAATGTTTGATAATTCTTCATATCTGATTGATATACCATAGATTTTTCTGTATAAATACAACTGAGTTTTCCCTTCCTCTCATTTTCATCCTTGAAAATTCAGGACAGAAAAGGGTCAGGTAGTTGAAATCAAACCAGTTATCAATTGGCACGAAGCTTGACCCAAATGGTGggtgattttttatagggctccataaaaaaatattttaaaaataatgaatggTTCGAATCATTTCTGTGGGTCCCGAGGTCATGAGCCCCACAAAACCGATACGTGCACAATATGTACATACCCATATGTACCCATAGCTTTTTTCCAAAAGAAGTATGGAAGATCGACATTTTTATCTATAttgattacttcactaaataaCATTATGCCACCAAATATTAagtaaacaacaaaaaaatgccaCCAACAAtagcagaaaaaagaaaaagaaaaaagattaagcTACTATATGTTTGAGAATGACATCAGAGGTTGAAACATTATGCCACTAAAGGTTAactaaaaaacaacaaaaaaaattccaccaaCAATTTAAAGTCCAAATAGCACCATAAAATtgcagaaaaaaaataaaaatattaagctACTAAATGTTGGAGAAAAGATTACAAATACGATGACATGAAAGgtgattttttataagtaaaaagAAGTTAAATATACTACATGAAAAGATTAACGTGAACAATCGAATGGTTAGGATACAAACTTCGATAGGTATCAcaatatacacatatatatacggTACccagtttggtttgatttggttcgCATTAGAGGATGAAAAACCACGCCAAACTAAATTTCTCTGGTTTCTTAAAAGTCAAATCGGACCAAACAGATTACTtctaaaaaccaaaccaaaagcaTCGATTTGGTCCGATTTTTCTTCCAGTTCATTTTAGCTGGGGGTTTCGTCACCGCTACTTTCTATAGATTGTAGTTCGATGGGAGTTTGACAGTTTGTATCTTACAAACAACAACAAACGGCAACAATGGAGACGACTTAGCACTACCGGCAAAATTTGGCCGACGATGGAGGCGAACGACATTAATAAACGAATGAGCAATTCTAGAAGTCAAATTGAATAAACCAGATGAATGTCAGTAATTTCTTGCTTGGCTACATCTCTCGACAACGCTTTTGTGATGGTAGTAATCAGCAATGACAAGGtgataaaaggaaaaagttaCGAGCATATATATATCGTGCACATATCAGTTTTGTGGAGCCCACCTCGAGGTTTAGAAAGATGATTCGAACTGtccattattttaaaatatttttttatggagtcatgtaaaaaatcatctcagcTCAATATCAGTAAAGATTTTTTCGAAATTTGTAGGAGCAAAACTACTTAATTACTTAGTTTCGCCTCtataaattcagaaaaaattcttatcggtatcgggttgagctgatttttacagGGCTATATAAAAAacgttttaaaaataataagcggttcgaatcatctctgttaggcctgtcaatgggccagatctgatccggatccgataataCCAAAATCCGATCagactcgaatccgatagtggtaatccggatccgatccgaaaactttttactttaaaaattttagcaaaaaaaattatccgaaaaaaaattaaaataaaaagtaaaaaaaaaatacaactccttaaacattttttttttcaaaataaaaaatttactattttttaaaaaaaattaaaaaaaattaaagttcagATTCGGATCGATAACGATTTAATTCGATCCGATCCAatccgtatttgaattaccggattcggattatcggatcgacgttatcggatccggatccggatcgaatttttCGAATCAGATACGGTCCATTGACAGACCTAATACCTGTCATCTGTGAGACCTAAGATGAGtcccacaaaattcatatgcGCATGTCATATGTACCGCCCAGGTGACAATTCATTTTGAATGTAAATGGAAGGCAAAGAGCCCACCGACATCCACACGCTATAGAGGACAACAattctagcaaaaaaataaacagtgaAACTTCTACAATtggggcccgattggatgccgtatgtattttgggtgtattatttatgaagggagGATAAAATAGTAAGtggtattagttaagaagggatgatccacattgatgtgacatttatagaggggggtaaaataatatttggtttggatggaggataaatTGGGGGTATAAAGAATGGTGTATGATTTAAAAAGTTGGCAAATGACTATTTTGCGCTTGCGCAatattaaaatagaaaatttattaaattaaatatagaattgcaaaattcaataaaaatgaattacttTATCATAATAAAGTAATAATAATTTAGTTTACTAATAGGGCTCGATTGGATGATGTATATGATGGGTGTATTGCACAATACACCCGGATGAGGATTGATGGGACtatttttgcaccgtttggcaTTCCTTTTCTCTCTTGTATTAACTAATCCCCTGCTTCACTAATACACCGGGAGCAGCCATAAGTTATGGCTACCCTCCAAGGTAGCAATAACTGATCCGGGTGTATACGCCTGATTttttaccaaaacacccctcctcatcccctccccaacggctcgctctctctctctctctctctctctctcaatctgcTAACAGAGAcaacgacgaagaagaagaacagatCACCACTAGCACGAAAACAATTACACAAAATATGTATGCATAtgtagaaagagagaaatgtaCCTGTTCAATTAGGGGTAAGTTCTGCACAGATCGGAAAGAGATAGACGATCAGATTGAGTGACGATCGATGGGTGTAGcagctgcttcttcttctccctatTCTGGTTCTGTCCATCTCCTTCTGGTTCtgtccgtctctctctctctctaaaataggGAAAAGTGGGAGACCGGTGTAAAAAGtgaaaaggagaggaaaaaataCTTAATGTGCATGTGGTTGTGTGGTTATGCCCATGCTCCAAGAGactggaaaaaaagaagagagaatgtGCCAAATTAAAACGGACACGTAATTAAAtcgtaaaaaataattaaaaagcacttaaaattaagttttaaatttttaaaattattacgATAATTACATTatgggcccgtttggatgcagTGTTATGAAGGGGTGTTAACAATACCCCTGGGTTAAGCCTGAGCCCACTGCTTAACGCTTGGTTTGGGAAGCCATTTCGGCTGGGTATTCACAATACCCTGTTCTTCTGTAACACCTGAGAGAGGGGTCTTTGAGGGTCTTACCTACGGCTGGGGTTTGAGGTACCATCGCTTATACCCCCTAATCCCTCTCAAAAATGGACAATTCCACCCCTGTTTATCCCCCTTCTCCCACCCCCAACTTGCAATTTTGTCGCTACCCTAGTTCTGCTTTTGTTATAAGAGACGAGAGGGTTTTGTGGCGATTTGGAGAGTTCAACCAATTTGAGCTTTGATTAACTCAAGTATGTCTTTGATTAATATGTGCGTTgcatttttgttgaatttcgaGTACATGGATGTGTAGTTGTTTGCAGTAGCTTCGATTTCGGTCTGTAAACTCCATGGGTCTGTGGATTTTTTACTCCCATCGAGTAGATTGATGCAACTGATTTTGTGGGTTTTATTGTTGGTTCAATTTGCAGAcaattttttggggggttttaCTGTTGCTTTGTTTTCCAGTCCATGAATTTGGGGTTTTACTATAGATTCGATTTCCAATCCATGAATTTGGGGGAAAAGCTGTACCCATTCGATTTCCAGTCCATGCAactgttttctttcttcttttttttttttatcttaaaaaatatgtggTTTTTACTTGAACATGttttagtctctctctctctctctctctctctctctctctctctctcttgtttttgcTATTGATAAAgagcacttttttttctttacttgaCCCATCTGTCATATACAAATGGAATTCTTGCCATTGCTACATTTCTGAACATTCTGTATGAAGATTGTCAGGTTCTAGATAAATAGTTGAAGACAAAAGGtagaagaaaagaataagaataaaaaaggaGTAAAGAAGATATTGAGTAAGATGTAAAAACTGCTACCATTTTTCGTGCAAAGGGTTTGCTGCTCTTTTCTTTCTACCTGTGACTTGTCAATTGATTTAAGTGTTTCAAGCCAATCTTAAATGAATTCTTTGTACTTGTGACTTGTAAAAGTACTAATATAAATATCTTTCTGTAATGAACAAATTTGCTCTTGGATTTCTGAAATTCACCGGGGTTTGCTTTGCTTCAATTGTAAATGCCATAATTGATGCAGAAGTTCATGTCAATATATGTAGTTGGGGAAGAATCATGATAAGCATAGTACTAGATGATTATGCTGATTCCTTTTTGGGAGCctgtagtttttttcttttcttttcatcatTTGGGATTAAGCATGAGAAACACTTTCCTAGAGTTTTGAAGTCAACCATttccttaaaaataaaaagagagaaacagaaaaagaTACGCATTTGCTTTGATGTCAAGCAGCTTCTAGCTAGTGTTCTTTTGGTAATAAGCAAACTGAGAAAAGAACTTGTCAACAAGAATCTAGGTTTTCATGATATGAGAGTATCTTGATTCTTCTTGGTAAAGTTAAATAGAGAGTTTGACTGTGAGCTCGTCAAACAACAAAGTAACATGCTTGTAGTCTGGAATATGTACTTGAATTATATTTGTAAATACTCCAATCTGAGCCGccgaataatctttaagtttctcgatgatgaaataaggaaaaatataccttTAAGACTTGGATTGTTGCTCATTTGCtactccttctctaaacctcaagaaaaccCTTTTTCTAAACATGTAGGGCGGCCCCCAAttcaattgcaaagagaaaaacgCTTATGCTTGGTCAAAAATAACTATTTTCATGACACATTGATGgtaaaatgggcacacatttCAATACATAAAACGTCTTTGAGtcaaaccaattgggttagaaagaggactcaacaagctttccaacgctttGAACCACGCCCAAAattcgagttcgggagtgtcccgGGCGCTCTCGCGAAGTTCAGTGTGCTGAGCTGTCTCAAAATATTGCTCGGCGTTTCAAAGCATCGCGCGACATTTCAGAAACGCAACACGGCAtttcagaaaattcaaaaaaaatcattccaCCGCACGACATTTCAATATACAGCACGGCATTTCTCTTTATGTTGTGCGGCGTTTCGGGAAAAAGTTTTGACAATTGCAAGAAGGTTTTCGGCCACGCCTGTAGGTGCAGAGAATGAGTTTTATTCGGCCCAGAAGCCACCTCTCCTCTTTGTAGTGTTCATCCTTGGctctcttgcctataaatacaaccCCCCTCAAATTGAGAAGTACCCTTTCAACTCCAAATAAAGTTACTCTGTCATTTTCtagactctcactctctctctctctctaaaaatactTTCATTCTTCTGATGTAGAACACATGGAGGCTCAATTCCATGATCAGCGGGAACGAGCCAAGCCCCGAaagtccaaacggtgtttaatttcagattacccaaattggctaaattcggacgagctcggaataggcccaaacttggtagGCTCACTTATTTTCGTgctccggtcaatactcataaccctaagttgatgatcgatggtgcttttcggcctaattcctgcgtttaggccttcaattgcgttattttgcctatttaggaaagatttgtttcgttaataactcttagaccgtaattccttttaagttgattctttttggaaaagccttgtttttctttcctgtttttaattttaggaaaagccccaaattctggaactttttattttccaagtttatttttagggtttctagggtttcagcctatttaagggtttgtaacttagagtttatgcagctttttgatcaataatattcagagattttctctttctttcttgtgcacaagaattgctcgttgcgacgagttgtttatctcgtttggactagtacgctaactagtctctcgtgaattcagCTGCGTCATCTTCTTATCCTCTTAAGTTCAGTACACTACTGACTTAGGAGTACCTCCACCTCAAAGCATCCAAACATCCTCACATCCTTCAATCCCCATTCAAGCTCAAAAGAGATTTTCAGTCCAAACATCTTTCatcttcaagcacatccaagcCTCGATCAGAAGGTATAACTCAATTCCTTGGGCTAAACCACATTTAGCTTTGAGGGGAGCCGATCGAGGCCTTTCTTGGTCTTTCTATACCGAGTTTGGGTCTCAAATgagctttatattcaaaaagcacaaaaaaatagtttctgcACTGTAATACGCTACTTCGTGCGGCGTTTTATAACACCGCACGACGTAGTGTATTACAGCatgtattattttatttcttgtacatATTCCTTCTTATGTTATTCTGTTTAGTCTGTTTATTACTTTTCTGTGCGGGTACATTCTAGAATCAAGTTTCATGTCAAaagtctttttgtttttactttattaaatcttttaacatttcaaagaGCTTTTAACGTTGTTTTACATGAGGAGATGAACAAAAGGGTCtcgtaaatcatttttcatagatttggaaaatataaaaaaacagttttgcgGACCTATGTTTGTTTTATCATGTAAAACCAAACTGATTCTGGAATGCGTAGACTTTGTACACCGCACGGTGTTTTAGTCACACATGGCGGCGTATCCGAGTAGCCGTGCGGCGTTTCACATGATATTGGTAGACTGCTGTAACGCTGTTATTTCACTTTCTGTATATTTTTCATCCATTTCATACTGCACACCTCGccccacaagcacgtcaatgtgatATATTAAACGCCATGTCTTTTTCCCGTACatgttttaatcaaagttaagttttttgAATGATATTAAATCCCCCATTTAAAATGCTAAGTAGAGATCGATTTTACCGGGCGAGCggggtgctttttcaacaaacCTTCCCcgttcgtaacgtggctcccgaacccaaaatttcaacattttcGCAAGATCAAAAGCCCttcttttcaaatcaagctctcggtttctcggatcatccatctcaaaaattcgggtggcgactcttcgatCACACCGGGCTggggagcccacagtggcgactctgctaggtACCTTTGCATTAATCAAAAATTTGgaaattaatacataaatgaacaatcttccaaaagtctgtcaaaacagtatgcTCCATGCTGCTAAAGAACGGAATGGTGACGTAACAGGATTTTACATCTGACCAATCTGAACTGGGACTTTTAttattgttcacttgtgtagttttctccaaagtaTTGATTAATAGAGAGGGTCAAGCTTGAAAGGCATTTTTCTTGGGGGAtttaaaatcatttgaaaatcttaattttttttatttttacacttTGCACCGCACAAGCCTCGCCAGTGTGTTTCGGCAATCTTGCCCGGTTTACCGGTGACAAGCTCTTCCGGGATGCCTTGCAACCCTCGACCATGATGAGCTATCGTATTGTTCGACCACTGTCTTGCAATACAATTAACATGGGGAgtacatcttggctctagtccggggaaccctTTCAAGACCAAAACCGGCCTTCTGCACTTATACATAACTATAGAACCTTTCAAACTAGGACATGAGCCTATGGTTAGAACTTATGTGTTATATTGTGCTTAAGTGCTGCATATATCTTGCTCACATGACATATCTCATCATCATGCTACATTGCACATGTATTGCTTGACCGTTAGAGTAGTTCTAGGACTTCTCTTTCCCTCCcacgtttaaaaaaaaaaaaaaagaaggttgcTAACACCCGATGAAGAGTCTTGCCTCA carries:
- the LOC131318381 gene encoding UPF0481 protein At3g47200-like; translation: MGSNSRVPEQELELQHTIQIWEAKQDLLKSMHQRISAAPQLLSKSSGHSNCSIFRVPQTLIDINGKAYKPDIVSIGPFHHGEPGLQMIQEHKWRFLGDLLNRTRSKGLSLEDYLRAVEPLETKARGCYSEAIRFGTDEFLEMLVLDGCFIVELFRKIGKVIPIEHDDPLISMWNYSFILRDFIRLENQIPFFILQRLFDLSLMPGEESGPSLAKLALIFFNNALQRPEEVITKHASTPGRHLLDFLRSSFIPTDHEETKHGNSSQNHMIQCISKLCRAGIDLKPGDEDSFLVVKFRRGVIEMPTISIDDFMSCFMINCIAFEQCQIKCTRHFTTYATLLDCLVNTGKDVEFLLDRNIVENYFGTEAELAKFINDLGKDVTFDIESSYLGNLFYEVNKYYKSGWHVQWASFRYTYFRSPWSFISALAAFVLLVLSVAQTFYTMLAYIQPPDPK